The following proteins are co-located in the Sandaracinaceae bacterium genome:
- the hemC gene encoding hydroxymethylbilane synthase produces MRLRVATRRSNLALTQMRAFTSQLTALHPHVTVEEVHVTTLGDRVTDRPLAAIGGKGLFISEVEACVSRGEADFAVHSLKDVPGDVELADGMALICLPEREDPRDVLLTRDGTDLMSLTAAARVGTTSLRRVAQLRVQRPDLHYATLRGNVETRLAKLDAGEFDAIVLAASGLRRLNLLDARPHQLLERELCLPAVGQGTLAIEARADNQALRDLLAPLEHATTRLTTEAERALLRSLSGSCRVPMAGHALLDEVSGRMRLDGFVGGIEHDETLSGSSEIYLEGRTHEARCEEARALGREVAEGLIERGAQRLMREAEAAVLRRERSSN; encoded by the coding sequence ATGAGACTCCGCGTCGCCACCCGCCGCAGCAACCTGGCGCTGACCCAGATGCGCGCCTTCACGTCGCAGCTGACCGCGCTGCACCCGCACGTCACCGTGGAGGAAGTACACGTCACTACGCTGGGCGACCGCGTGACGGACCGTCCACTCGCCGCGATCGGGGGGAAGGGCCTGTTCATCTCCGAGGTGGAGGCGTGCGTCTCGCGTGGTGAGGCCGACTTCGCGGTCCACTCGCTGAAGGACGTGCCGGGTGACGTCGAGCTGGCGGACGGAATGGCGCTCATCTGCTTGCCGGAGCGCGAGGACCCGCGCGACGTGCTGCTCACGCGTGACGGCACGGACCTGATGTCGCTCACGGCGGCGGCGCGCGTCGGGACCACCTCCCTGCGGCGCGTGGCTCAGCTCCGCGTCCAGCGCCCCGACCTGCACTACGCCACGCTGCGTGGGAACGTGGAGACTCGCCTCGCCAAGCTCGATGCCGGCGAGTTCGACGCCATCGTCCTGGCCGCGTCGGGGCTGCGCCGACTGAACCTGCTCGACGCGCGGCCCCATCAGCTCCTCGAGCGCGAGCTGTGCCTGCCCGCCGTTGGCCAGGGTACCCTCGCGATCGAGGCGCGCGCGGACAACCAAGCGCTGCGCGACCTCCTCGCGCCACTCGAACACGCGACCACCCGGCTGACCACCGAGGCCGAGCGCGCGCTGTTGCGCAGCCTCAGCGGCAGCTGCCGCGTCCCCATGGCCGGGCACGCCCTGCTTGACGAGGTCTCAGGGCGCATGCGCCTCGACGGGTTCGTCGGAGGCATCGAGCACGACGAGACGCTGAGTGGGAGCAGCGAGATCTACCTGGAAGGGCGCACCCACGAAGCGCGCTGCGAAGAAGCCCGCGCCTTGGGGCGTGAGGTCGCGGAGGGCCTGATCGAGCGGGGCGCCCAGCGGCTCATGCGAGAAGCCGAGGCCGCGGTGCTGCGCCGCGAGCGCTCCAGCAACTGA
- a CDS encoding HAMP domain-containing protein, with translation MRPSERSRAPAQPPPRLSIPTRIFLGFALVLTAFGAVAVFSLTQHARTVRTLGLLNEGLLPLALTLGEAKATQAVFATLLNQIESEDAVSRRGWLNAARAVRPATLRRAFHGLERAERLARGDAGAEALGRVRTSLDNVEAAYRASDTDYEALELAHSRGDRPGAERMLRSMRLRERDVQRHYRDGWRELQEAIASISAIAAEHERRASIVLGVLVLLALSLGVLVTWWSQRILKPIPALHQRVEAVARGDLSTTLDLGGDDELGRLAAAFDRMVQALSRRDASLRELQQMQREIVEGLRAAVVVIGSDGVVRIANPAATDLLGVRGEERAATSGLAEVPGLLDAVGTVRDSDQRVTLARVAVARGKRQATLDVALAPFGRADDGTALGSVLVVLEDVTDELATAARLIQTERLAAIGRMAAHVTHEVRNPLSSIGLNVELLEEELADAGPEASALLRSVQQEVDRLTGITEQYLRLSRVPRPQLESGDLGGLVRDIAAFMAEEMRAHRATLVLELDEPLPRVALDTGQLRQALLNLLRNAREAMPGGGAVHVTVRSEESGVRLTVRDHGEGISDEVRERIFDMFYTTKERGTGLGLPLTQQIVMAHGGSIACVRPEGGGTAFELWFPHE, from the coding sequence ATGCGGCCCAGCGAACGATCCCGCGCCCCCGCCCAGCCGCCGCCGCGGCTCTCGATTCCCACGCGCATCTTCTTGGGCTTCGCGCTCGTGCTCACGGCCTTCGGTGCGGTCGCGGTGTTCAGCCTCACCCAGCACGCCCGCACCGTACGCACGCTCGGCCTCCTGAACGAGGGTCTCTTGCCGCTGGCGTTGACGCTCGGTGAGGCGAAGGCGACCCAAGCCGTGTTCGCCACGCTGCTCAACCAGATCGAGAGCGAAGACGCCGTCTCTCGCCGTGGGTGGCTGAACGCCGCGCGTGCCGTTCGACCCGCCACGCTGCGCCGAGCCTTCCACGGGCTCGAGCGGGCCGAGCGGCTAGCCCGCGGAGACGCTGGCGCCGAGGCGCTCGGGAGGGTGAGAACCTCGCTCGACAACGTCGAGGCGGCCTATCGCGCGAGCGACACGGACTACGAGGCGCTCGAGCTCGCGCACAGCCGGGGCGACCGCCCTGGGGCGGAACGCATGCTGCGCTCGATGCGCCTGCGTGAGCGCGACGTGCAGCGCCACTACCGCGATGGATGGCGTGAGCTCCAGGAGGCCATCGCGAGCATCAGCGCCATCGCCGCCGAGCACGAGCGCCGCGCGAGCATCGTGCTCGGTGTGCTCGTGCTCCTCGCGCTCAGCCTCGGCGTGCTCGTGACGTGGTGGTCGCAGCGCATCCTCAAGCCCATCCCGGCCTTGCACCAGCGCGTCGAAGCGGTGGCTCGCGGTGACCTCAGCACGACGCTCGATCTGGGTGGCGACGACGAGCTCGGACGCCTCGCGGCGGCGTTCGACCGCATGGTGCAAGCCCTCTCGCGCCGTGACGCGAGCCTGCGCGAGCTGCAGCAGATGCAGCGCGAGATCGTGGAGGGGCTGCGTGCTGCCGTGGTCGTCATCGGAAGCGACGGCGTCGTGCGCATCGCGAACCCGGCCGCCACGGATCTGTTGGGGGTCCGTGGTGAGGAGCGCGCCGCCACCAGCGGTCTCGCCGAGGTACCCGGCTTGCTGGACGCCGTGGGGACGGTTCGGGACAGCGACCAACGGGTGACCCTCGCCAGGGTCGCCGTTGCGCGCGGCAAGCGACAGGCCACGCTGGACGTCGCGCTCGCCCCGTTCGGCCGCGCGGATGACGGCACCGCGCTCGGATCGGTGTTGGTCGTGCTCGAGGACGTCACGGACGAGCTCGCGACCGCGGCCCGCCTGATCCAGACGGAGCGCCTCGCGGCCATCGGGCGCATGGCGGCGCACGTCACTCACGAAGTGCGCAACCCGCTCTCGAGCATCGGGCTGAACGTCGAGCTGCTCGAGGAGGAGCTCGCGGACGCCGGGCCCGAGGCCTCCGCGCTGCTGCGCTCGGTGCAGCAGGAGGTCGACCGCCTGACGGGTATCACGGAGCAATACCTGCGGCTCTCGCGCGTGCCGCGCCCGCAGTTGGAGAGCGGCGACCTCGGAGGGCTCGTGCGCGACATCGCCGCTTTCATGGCCGAAGAGATGCGCGCCCACAGGGCCACGTTGGTCCTCGAGCTGGACGAGCCGCTCCCGCGGGTCGCGCTCGACACGGGCCAGCTGCGCCAAGCGCTCCTGAACCTGCTGCGCAACGCGCGTGAGGCGATGCCCGGCGGGGGGGCGGTGCACGTCACGGTGCGCTCGGAGGAGAGCGGCGTGCGACTGACCGTGCGGGATCACGGTGAGGGCATCAGCGACGAGGTACGGGAGCGCATCTTCGACATGTTCTACACCACGAAGGAGCGCGGAACGGGCTTGGGGCTACCACTCACGCAGCAGATCGTCATGGCGCATGGCGGCTCCATCGCGTGCGTGCGCCCCGAGGGCGGCGGCACGGCCTTCGAGCTATGGTTCCCGCATGAGTGA
- a CDS encoding Rrf2 family transcriptional regulator: MRLTSFTDYGLRSLMYLAVAAERGTSCVSVQVMAEALDISAHHLAKVAQALARHGFVESRRGRDGGLSLGRDAASIRVGAVVRALEPSDLVPCFVDEGACTITRGCGLRGALGAAQEAFLAALDPVTLADCVTRPRALAQLVATR; encoded by the coding sequence ATGCGGCTGACCTCGTTCACGGACTACGGGCTGCGCAGCCTGATGTACTTGGCGGTCGCGGCCGAGCGCGGGACCTCGTGCGTGTCGGTACAGGTCATGGCCGAGGCCCTGGACATCAGCGCACACCACCTCGCGAAGGTCGCTCAGGCGCTCGCGCGTCACGGGTTCGTCGAGAGCCGACGCGGGCGCGACGGGGGCCTCTCGCTCGGGCGCGACGCTGCATCGATCCGTGTCGGAGCGGTGGTGCGCGCGCTCGAGCCCAGCGACCTGGTGCCGTGCTTCGTGGACGAGGGTGCGTGCACGATCACGCGCGGGTGCGGACTGCGGGGCGCGCTGGGCGCCGCGCAGGAGGCCTTCCTCGCGGCGCTCGATCCCGTGACGCTCGCCGACTGCGTCACGCGGCCGCGGGCCCTGGCACAGCTGGTTGCGACCCGCTGA
- the rph gene encoding ribonuclease PH, which translates to MSDSNAVRPDGRGPEDLRAVVVETGFQRNPEGSVLYRCGGTTVLVAASVAEGVPPFMQNARGGWLTAEYAMHPRASARRQRRDGRGGGGIDGRSAEIQRLIGRSLRAAVRLDQIGPRTITVDCDVLESDGGTRTASVTAGYIGVALALDALRKRALLGGGVLREPVAAVSVGWAAGRALLDVCYEEDRDAEMDLNVVGTRSGAIIEVQGTAEASPIPRERFDAMLSLGLGSMPALMARQRTALERAGVDLDALLRT; encoded by the coding sequence ATGAGTGACTCCAACGCTGTGCGTCCCGATGGGCGCGGCCCTGAAGACCTACGCGCAGTGGTCGTCGAGACCGGCTTCCAGCGCAACCCCGAAGGCTCCGTGCTCTACCGCTGCGGAGGAACGACCGTGCTGGTGGCCGCGTCCGTCGCGGAGGGTGTGCCACCCTTCATGCAGAACGCGCGGGGCGGCTGGCTGACGGCCGAGTATGCCATGCACCCGCGCGCCAGCGCTCGTCGCCAGCGGCGAGATGGGCGCGGGGGAGGCGGCATCGATGGACGCAGCGCCGAGATCCAACGACTGATCGGCCGCTCTCTGCGCGCCGCCGTGCGCCTCGACCAGATCGGCCCGCGGACGATCACCGTGGACTGCGACGTGCTCGAGAGTGATGGCGGTACGCGCACGGCCTCGGTGACCGCGGGCTACATCGGCGTGGCCCTGGCGCTCGACGCGCTCCGCAAGCGCGCGTTGCTGGGTGGCGGCGTGCTGCGAGAGCCTGTCGCCGCGGTGAGCGTGGGCTGGGCCGCGGGACGGGCGCTGCTCGACGTCTGCTACGAGGAGGACCGCGATGCCGAGATGGACCTCAACGTGGTGGGTACGCGCAGCGGAGCCATCATCGAGGTGCAGGGGACGGCGGAGGCGAGTCCCATCCCCCGCGAGCGCTTCGACGCCATGCTCTCCCTCGGACTCGGCAGCATGCCGGCCCTGATGGCGCGCCAGCGCACCGCCCTCGAGCGAGCCGGCGTCGACTTGGACGCGTTGCTCAGAACGTGA
- a CDS encoding ArsA family ATPase codes for MSLATVLESNRVVVTVGSGGVGKTTTAAALSVHAAMQGKRVLCLTIDPARRLANSLGLDEMTTSEQEVPARLFAENDLPLPAGGQLAAMMLDTKSTFDELVRTHASSPEARDRILTNRIYQYVAGSLAGTQEYMAMEKLHAVRKESNWDLIVLDTPPTSNALDFLTAPERLIDAIDSPAVRWFIQATEPGKGGFGMNLVGRASTVLIKGLAKFTGIEFLEEVAGFVTGINDLFGGFRQHATEVSNALRSPEVAFVVVTSPSPMAIREATYFSDKLAEAGMRRDAVVINAVHELLAEPSESDEALVRELAPHLPGLDAADTVERMLQALQDERLQAVADRIESDRLRNHIRNTKAGDGVAFVEVPAFEEDVHDLAALARVAAHLTTTAA; via the coding sequence ATGAGCCTGGCAACCGTCCTAGAGAGCAATCGCGTCGTGGTCACCGTGGGCAGCGGCGGCGTCGGCAAGACCACCACGGCCGCCGCGCTCTCGGTGCACGCCGCCATGCAGGGCAAGCGCGTCCTCTGCCTCACCATCGATCCGGCGCGGCGCCTGGCCAACAGCCTCGGGCTGGACGAGATGACCACCAGCGAACAGGAAGTGCCCGCGCGGCTCTTCGCGGAGAACGATCTGCCCCTGCCTGCCGGTGGGCAGCTGGCCGCCATGATGCTGGACACCAAGTCGACCTTCGACGAGCTGGTGCGCACCCACGCCAGCAGCCCGGAGGCGCGCGACCGCATCCTGACCAACCGCATCTACCAGTACGTGGCGGGCTCGCTCGCAGGGACCCAGGAGTACATGGCGATGGAGAAGCTCCACGCCGTGCGCAAAGAGTCCAACTGGGACCTGATCGTCCTCGACACGCCGCCCACCAGCAACGCGCTGGACTTCCTGACCGCACCCGAACGCCTGATCGACGCCATCGACTCGCCGGCCGTGCGCTGGTTCATCCAGGCCACGGAGCCCGGAAAGGGGGGCTTCGGCATGAACCTCGTGGGGCGCGCCTCCACCGTGCTCATCAAGGGCCTGGCCAAGTTCACGGGCATCGAGTTCCTGGAGGAGGTGGCCGGCTTCGTGACCGGCATCAACGACCTCTTCGGCGGGTTCCGCCAACACGCCACCGAGGTCAGCAACGCGCTGCGTAGCCCCGAGGTCGCGTTCGTGGTGGTGACCAGCCCGAGCCCCATGGCCATCCGCGAGGCGACGTACTTCAGCGACAAGCTGGCCGAGGCGGGCATGCGCCGCGACGCGGTGGTCATCAACGCGGTCCACGAGCTGCTGGCAGAGCCCAGCGAGAGTGACGAGGCGCTGGTGCGCGAGCTGGCCCCACACCTGCCAGGCCTCGACGCGGCGGACACCGTCGAACGCATGCTCCAGGCCCTCCAGGACGAGCGTCTGCAGGCCGTGGCCGACCGCATCGAGTCCGACCGGCTTCGCAACCACATCCGCAACACCAAGGCCGGCGACGGCGTGGCGTTCGTCGAGGTGCCCGCGTTCGAAGAAGACGTCCACGACCTCGCGGCGCTCGCACGCGTCGCCGCGCACCTGACCACCACGGCCGCCTGA
- the glmU gene encoding bifunctional UDP-N-acetylglucosamine diphosphorylase/glucosamine-1-phosphate N-acetyltransferase GlmU: MKSDWVAIVLAAGQGTRMKSPLPKVLHTIAGRPLVAYAIGAAFDAGVTRCVAVVGHGREQVESTLEERFGDRVTSALQAEQRGTGHAVQCAMAAAALAEFDGNVLILYGDCPLIPTESVRALMEALPAEGPALAMLTSHLDQPTGYGRIVRDAAGQVCAIREQRDCSPEEALIQEVNPGVYAVRAPFLRDAIARLQDDNAQGELYLTDVVAQAAREGGVADLPWDMADLRGVNDRYELALCAEERRQRIAAQLARSGVAVRDLRTLYVDADCEVAPSAILEPQVHLRGRCVIEAGARVDVGAVLTDVVVRAGAEVLPYTVATESVIGEEASVGPFTHLRPATELGRKAKVGNFSETKKTRLGDGSKVNHLSYVGDGVIGKNVNIGAGTIFCNYDGVRKHTTTLEDNVFIGSDSQLVAPVTVGEGAYVASGTTVTRDVPADALAVARTRQQNKEGYAARFRARAKASRGPTEGT, from the coding sequence ATGAAGTCCGACTGGGTCGCCATCGTGCTCGCCGCTGGGCAGGGCACCCGCATGAAGAGCCCCTTGCCCAAGGTGCTGCACACCATCGCAGGCCGACCGCTGGTCGCCTACGCCATCGGCGCGGCGTTCGACGCGGGCGTGACGCGCTGCGTGGCCGTCGTGGGCCACGGACGCGAGCAGGTGGAATCAACCCTCGAAGAGCGCTTCGGGGACCGCGTCACGTCGGCGCTGCAGGCCGAGCAGCGGGGCACGGGGCACGCTGTCCAGTGCGCCATGGCCGCAGCGGCCCTCGCGGAGTTCGACGGGAACGTGTTGATCCTCTACGGCGACTGCCCGCTCATCCCGACCGAGAGCGTGCGCGCGCTGATGGAGGCGCTACCGGCGGAGGGCCCAGCGCTGGCCATGCTCACGTCGCACCTCGACCAACCCACCGGCTACGGTCGCATCGTGCGCGACGCTGCGGGGCAGGTCTGCGCCATCCGCGAGCAGCGCGACTGCTCACCCGAGGAGGCGCTCATCCAAGAGGTGAACCCAGGGGTCTACGCCGTGCGCGCGCCCTTCCTGCGCGACGCCATCGCGCGGCTGCAGGACGACAACGCACAGGGCGAACTCTATCTCACGGACGTGGTGGCCCAGGCGGCGCGCGAAGGCGGCGTGGCGGACCTGCCATGGGACATGGCGGACCTACGCGGGGTGAACGACCGCTACGAGCTCGCGCTATGCGCCGAGGAGAGGCGGCAGCGCATCGCGGCGCAGCTGGCGCGGAGCGGTGTGGCCGTGCGCGACCTGCGCACGCTGTACGTGGACGCCGACTGCGAGGTCGCGCCGTCAGCCATCCTCGAGCCCCAAGTCCACCTACGCGGGCGATGCGTCATCGAGGCGGGCGCGCGCGTGGACGTCGGCGCCGTGCTCACGGACGTGGTCGTCCGCGCGGGGGCCGAGGTGCTGCCCTACACCGTGGCGACCGAGAGTGTCATCGGCGAAGAGGCCTCGGTGGGACCCTTCACGCACCTGCGTCCGGCGACCGAGCTGGGCCGCAAGGCGAAGGTGGGCAACTTCTCGGAGACGAAGAAGACGCGACTGGGCGACGGCTCCAAGGTCAACCACCTCAGCTACGTGGGCGACGGTGTGATCGGCAAGAACGTCAACATCGGCGCCGGCACGATCTTCTGCAACTACGATGGCGTACGGAAGCACACCACCACGCTCGAAGACAACGTGTTCATCGGCAGCGACAGCCAGCTCGTAGCGCCCGTCACCGTGGGCGAAGGCGCCTACGTGGCCAGCGGCACGACCGTCACGCGTGACGTCCCGGCGGACGCGCTGGCCGTCGCACGCACGCGGCAGCAGAACAAGGAGGGCTACGCGGCCCGCTTCCGAGCGCGCGCCAAAGCCTCGCGCGGGCCGACGGAAGGGACATGA
- a CDS encoding glutamyl-tRNA reductase: MSGDLIIVGLSHHTAPVEVRERLATDDAHVPAELQSLVTEAGLHEALLLSTCNRVELYAHASEPHRAMEQARAHFHARAGDGVLSCLYQHRGADATQHAFRVAASLDSLVVGEPQILGQVKTAFELANDAGTVGMLLGRCFTRAFAVAKRVRTETRIAEGTVSISSVAAELAQKIFGDLRGRRALLLGAGVMGETAARSLGATGARLVVINRSREKADALAASCGGEARDYELLQSELVQADVVISSTSSDRFVLTRDLMKEVCRARRHRPLFIIDIAVPRDVDPRVADMDNVFLYDVDDLQKVADEGLAQRRQEAESAEAIVRAEVAEFEAWRRTLALTPTIVELRGYFQQVVRDEVARTLPRLSAQGVEDERALKAMSEAIVNKLLHPALTNLKASASQPEGEQLIAATRLLFRLDVQGASPPDADANTASPVGDTASVHDAPRSGREPAGAPPLTPRKTHRA; the protein is encoded by the coding sequence ATGAGCGGGGACCTGATCATCGTCGGGCTCTCGCACCACACGGCGCCCGTAGAGGTACGCGAGCGCCTGGCCACCGACGACGCCCACGTGCCCGCCGAGCTCCAGAGCCTCGTGACGGAGGCCGGTCTGCACGAGGCGCTGCTGCTCTCCACCTGCAACCGCGTGGAGCTGTACGCGCACGCGTCCGAGCCCCACCGCGCCATGGAGCAGGCCCGCGCCCACTTCCATGCGCGCGCCGGAGACGGAGTGCTCAGCTGCCTCTACCAGCACCGCGGGGCCGACGCGACGCAGCACGCCTTCCGGGTAGCCGCCAGCCTGGACTCCCTGGTGGTCGGCGAGCCCCAGATCCTCGGGCAGGTGAAGACGGCCTTCGAGCTCGCCAACGACGCCGGGACCGTGGGCATGCTGCTGGGGCGCTGCTTCACGCGAGCGTTCGCTGTGGCGAAGCGCGTGCGTACCGAGACGCGCATCGCCGAGGGAACGGTGAGCATCAGCTCGGTAGCCGCGGAGCTGGCCCAGAAGATCTTCGGCGACCTGCGCGGCCGCCGCGCGCTCCTGCTCGGTGCGGGCGTGATGGGCGAGACCGCTGCGCGCAGCCTCGGCGCCACGGGGGCACGGCTGGTCGTGATCAACCGCAGCCGCGAGAAGGCCGACGCCCTCGCTGCGTCCTGCGGCGGTGAAGCGCGCGACTACGAGCTGCTGCAGAGCGAGCTGGTCCAGGCCGACGTCGTGATCTCGTCGACCTCGTCCGACCGCTTCGTGCTCACCCGCGACCTCATGAAAGAGGTGTGTCGCGCTCGCCGTCACAGGCCGCTGTTCATCATCGACATCGCCGTGCCGCGGGACGTGGACCCGCGCGTCGCGGACATGGACAACGTCTTCCTCTACGACGTGGACGACCTCCAGAAGGTCGCCGACGAGGGCTTGGCCCAGCGCCGCCAGGAGGCAGAGTCCGCCGAGGCCATCGTGCGCGCGGAGGTCGCCGAGTTCGAGGCGTGGCGCCGCACGCTCGCCCTGACCCCGACCATCGTGGAGCTGCGCGGCTACTTCCAACAGGTGGTGCGCGACGAGGTCGCGCGGACGTTGCCGCGCCTGTCGGCTCAAGGCGTCGAAGACGAGCGCGCGCTCAAGGCCATGAGCGAGGCCATCGTCAACAAGCTGCTACACCCTGCGCTCACGAACCTCAAGGCCAGCGCATCGCAACCCGAGGGCGAGCAGCTCATCGCGGCCACGCGCTTGCTCTTCCGACTGGATGTGCAGGGCGCGTCACCACCGGATGCCGACGCGAACACGGCCTCCCCCGTCGGCGACACCGCCTCCGTCCACGACGCCCCACGATCCGGCCGCGAGCCCGCAGGCGCCCCCCCGCTGACCCCTCGAAAGACCCACCGCGCATGA
- a CDS encoding group III truncated hemoglobin has protein sequence MHERVEHHLGERVLLDEELHTVTEVARTRWGSPTYRASTAEGASRWLTPRAVETPASYVDAASIERFVRAFYGRVQQDPVLAPIFASRIVAWEPHLARMVHFWSAILLAAPGFMGNPMQKHRELSGVAPEDFERWLALFEATLLEVYEPDVAEAVLTRARRIAARLSAAMFSEPARVCG, from the coding sequence ATGCACGAGCGAGTCGAGCACCACCTGGGCGAGAGGGTCCTCCTGGACGAGGAGCTACACACCGTGACCGAGGTGGCGCGCACACGCTGGGGCTCACCGACCTACCGCGCGAGCACGGCGGAAGGCGCTTCCCGCTGGCTCACCCCGCGCGCGGTCGAGACCCCGGCGTCGTACGTCGACGCGGCATCGATCGAACGCTTCGTGCGCGCCTTCTACGGACGTGTGCAGCAGGATCCCGTGCTCGCGCCGATCTTCGCCTCCCGGATCGTTGCGTGGGAGCCGCACCTGGCGCGAATGGTTCACTTCTGGAGCGCGATCCTGCTCGCTGCGCCGGGCTTCATGGGCAACCCCATGCAGAAGCACCGAGAGCTGTCTGGCGTGGCCCCAGAGGACTTCGAGCGCTGGCTCGCGCTGTTCGAGGCCACGCTGCTCGAGGTGTACGAGCCAGATGTGGCGGAGGCCGTGCTGACCCGCGCGCGCCGCATCGCCGCGAGGCTCAGCGCCGCCATGTTCTCGGAGCCGGCGCGCGTATGCGGCTGA